In Massilia sp. METH4, the genomic window GACATTACAGAGTATGGGTGGCGCGGGAAGAACGCAGGGCCGCGCCGAGGATTTCCTCGATGCGCGCGCGGGTGCGCCGTCCCGCCTCGTCGTCCGGAAAATGAACGCCGACGCCCTGCGCCTTGTTATTGTTCGCCCCGGCCGGCGTGATCCACACGACCTTGCCGGCGATCGGGTACTTGGTCTGGTCATCCATCAGCGTGAGGATCAGGTAGATCTCGTCGCCGATGCGATAGGTGCGCGTGGTGGGCACGAAAATGCCGCCGTTCTTCAGGAAGGGCATGTAGGCCGCGTACAGCGCCGCCTTCTCGCGGATCGCCAGCGACAGCACCGCCGGCCGCGTCACGGGGCCGGAAGGATGGTCGCCAGGGTCGGGCGGGCGTGTGCTCATCGTCGCATCCGGTCAGTGGCAGCACGACGTATAGTCGAGCAGCATGTCTTCCAGGAACAGCTTGGGCGACAGCGGGTGGTCCGACGTGGCGCGCCGCTCCGCGGTCCCCTTGATCGCGGCCAGCAGGCTCGATACGGGCACCCGGTCCGCCAGCACCTTCAGCTCGCGCTGGTAGCGGGGATAGTAGCGGATGCGGCCGGAAAGCTTCAGCGAGAACAGGTCGTACAGCCAGCGCTGCTGCCACGCCACCACCGAGGTGAGCGGCACCTTCTGCATCTTGTCCGCCGTGCGCAACGCCCCTTCCACGGAGGGATGGGCCAGGTATTGCAGCAGCGTGTCCATGTCCTCGCGGTTGCCCGTTTCCGCCTGCGCCAGCGCGGCCAGCGGCGCGCCGCCCTGCTCGCGCAGCCAGCCGTCGGCATCGGGCACGCCCTGCGCCTGCAGCCACGCCAGCGCGTCGGCATGCGGCGGCATCGTCAGCGCGAACTTGCGGCAGCGCGACAGGATCGTGGGCAGCAGCCGGTCCAGGCTGTTCGAGGACAGCAGGAACACCGTGCCCGGCGGCGGTTCTTCCAGCGTCTTCAGCAGCGCATTCGAGGCCGGCATGTTCAGCGTCTCTGCCGGGTACAGCACCACCACGCGCAAGCCTTGCCGGTGCGTGGAGATGTTCATGAAGTCGGCCAGCTGCCGCACCTGCTCGATCTTGATTTCCTTCGAGGGCGCCTTGCTCTTCTTTTTCTCCTCGCCCTCCTCACCCTCGGCCGCGCCGTCCTCCTCGAAGGATTCGGGGCGGATGCGCCGGAAGTCCGGATGGCTTTGCTGGACGAACCAGCCGCACGAGGCGCAGGCGTTGCATGGGTGACCGTCCGGCCGCACGTCTTCGCACAGCAGCGCCTGTGCGAAGTGCTCGATGAAGTCGGCCTTGCCGATGCCGGCCGGGCCGTGGAACAGCACGGCATGCGGAAGACGCACGCGGATCTGCTGCAAGGCCAGCCATGCCTGCTCCTGCCACGGATAAATGGATGAAGTGGTTTCCATCGTCATTCCAGTGCGTCCACGATCTGTTTCAACTTCACGCGGATCGCTTCGATCGACTGCGTGGAGTCGATCACGCGGAAGCGGCGCGGATCCTGCGCCGCGCGGCGCAGGTATTCGTTGCGCGCGGCGAGGAAGAAGTCGGCCTTCTCCTGCTCGAACTTGTCGAGCTGGCGGGTGGCATCGAGGCGGGCGCGCGCCACTTCCAGCGGCACGTCGAACAGGATCGTCAAGTCCGGCCACAGCTTGGGGTGCACCCAATTGGCCAGTGTGTCGAGCTTGACCAGGTCCAGGCCGCGCCCGCCGCCCTGGTAGGCGAAGCTGGCATCGGTGAACCGGTCGGATATCACCCAGGCGCCGCGCGCCAGCGCCGGTTCGATCACCTGGGCGATGTGCTCGCGGCGGCTGGCGAACACCAGCAGCGCCTCGGTTTCCAGGTGCATCGCTTCGTGCAGCACCAGTTCGCGCAGCTTCTCGCCAAGCGGTGTGCCGCCCGGCTCGCGCGAGCTCACCAGTTCCACGCCTTTCTCGCGGATCAGCTCGCCCACGTACTGGATGTGCGTGGACTTGCCGGCACCGTCGATGCCTTCGAACGTGATGAACTTGCCGCGTGCTGCTGGGGTACTCTGGGTCATTGCCTGCGCTGGAACTGGTTGACCGCCCGGTTATGGTCGGTCAGGTTATCGGAAAAATGGCTCGTGCCATTGCCGCGCGCAACGAAATACAATGCTCCCGTCTTCGCCGGCGCCAGCGCGGCACCCAGCGATTGCAGGCCCGGCAGAGCGATCGGCGTCGGCGGCAGGCCGTTGCGCATATAGGTATTGTACGGGGTGTCCGTTTCCAGGTCCTTTTTGCGGATGTTGCCGTCGAATTTCTCGCCCAGCCCGTAGATCACGGTGGGATCGGTCTGCAGCATCATGCCGATTCTCAGGCGGTTGACGAACACGGCGGCGATCATGTTCCGTTCGGACTTCTGGCCCGTCTCCTTCTCGATGATCGACGCCATGGTCAAGGCCTGGTACTTGTCCGCATACGGCAGGTCGGGCGCGCGCCGTTCCCACGCCGCGTCCAGGTGCTGCAACAGCGCCGTGTGGGCCTGCTTGTAGATCTGCAGCTCCGAAGAGCCCTTGGCGAACAGGTAGGTGTCGGGGAAGAACAGGCCTTCCGGCTGCTTGTAGCCCGAGCCGATCTTCTCCATGATCTGCGCATCGGAAAGGCCCACCGTATCGTGCTTCAAGCCCTTGTGCGCGGCGATGGCCTGGCGCATCTGCCTGAACGTCCAGCCTTCGATGATCGTCAGCGACTCCTGCGCGAATTCGCCGCGCACCAGCTGGTCGATCAGCCGGGTGGGTGTCGTGCCGGGCTTCAGTTCATACGAACCGGCCTTCAGCTTGCCGCTCTTGCCCGTGAAGCGCGCCAGCAGGTTGAACAGCAGCGGCTGGATCGGCACGCCCGCTTCGGCGATCTGCTGGCCGGCCGCGTGGGCGCCGCTGCCCTTGGTGATCGTGAAGGCAATGGTGTCTCCTTCGCCGATGATCGGCTGCTTGGCCCACCAGGCGAAGCCGCCCGTGGCGGCTGCTGCCACGAGCACACCCAGCAGTATCGTTTTTCTTATGAATGCCATGTCGTATCCTGACCGCGCTTCGAGGCCGCGCCACCCGTTTTGCGGGTGGCCGGCGCGTTTGGCGCGGGATCTTTATAATGAGCCCGTAATGATAATGCCTACTCAGGCAACTTAGTTGCAAATCCTGGGCAAATCATGGCCAAACCATAGCCAACGTAAAAATTATATGAACAACTGGAATCAAATCCTCGCGGCCCCGGCCGAAGCGCCCGCCCGCGCGGCCCTCGCCACCGGTTTCGTGGCTCCCAT contains:
- a CDS encoding PilZ domain-containing protein yields the protein MSTRPPDPGDHPSGPVTRPAVLSLAIREKAALYAAYMPFLKNGGIFVPTTRTYRIGDEIYLILTLMDDQTKYPIAGKVVWITPAGANNNKAQGVGVHFPDDEAGRRTRARIEEILGAALRSSRATHTL
- a CDS encoding DNA polymerase III subunit delta' gives rise to the protein METTSSIYPWQEQAWLALQQIRVRLPHAVLFHGPAGIGKADFIEHFAQALLCEDVRPDGHPCNACASCGWFVQQSHPDFRRIRPESFEEDGAAEGEEGEEKKKSKAPSKEIKIEQVRQLADFMNISTHRQGLRVVVLYPAETLNMPASNALLKTLEEPPPGTVFLLSSNSLDRLLPTILSRCRKFALTMPPHADALAWLQAQGVPDADGWLREQGGAPLAALAQAETGNREDMDTLLQYLAHPSVEGALRTADKMQKVPLTSVVAWQQRWLYDLFSLKLSGRIRYYPRYQRELKVLADRVPVSSLLAAIKGTAERRATSDHPLSPKLFLEDMLLDYTSCCH
- the tmk gene encoding dTMP kinase — encoded protein: MTQSTPAARGKFITFEGIDGAGKSTHIQYVGELIREKGVELVSSREPGGTPLGEKLRELVLHEAMHLETEALLVFASRREHIAQVIEPALARGAWVISDRFTDASFAYQGGGRGLDLVKLDTLANWVHPKLWPDLTILFDVPLEVARARLDATRQLDKFEQEKADFFLAARNEYLRRAAQDPRRFRVIDSTQSIEAIRVKLKQIVDALE
- the mltG gene encoding endolytic transglycosylase MltG; its protein translation is MAFIRKTILLGVLVAAAATGGFAWWAKQPIIGEGDTIAFTITKGSGAHAAGQQIAEAGVPIQPLLFNLLARFTGKSGKLKAGSYELKPGTTPTRLIDQLVRGEFAQESLTIIEGWTFRQMRQAIAAHKGLKHDTVGLSDAQIMEKIGSGYKQPEGLFFPDTYLFAKGSSELQIYKQAHTALLQHLDAAWERRAPDLPYADKYQALTMASIIEKETGQKSERNMIAAVFVNRLRIGMMLQTDPTVIYGLGEKFDGNIRKKDLETDTPYNTYMRNGLPPTPIALPGLQSLGAALAPAKTGALYFVARGNGTSHFSDNLTDHNRAVNQFQRRQ